Proteins encoded within one genomic window of Anopheles gambiae chromosome 3, idAnoGambNW_F1_1, whole genome shotgun sequence:
- the LOC3291087 gene encoding uncharacterized protein LOC3291087 — protein MRDKLLLVIGACCALAYLQVARTQQSDYEIDYDEEGFWIGHGLGNRKEGDEILKVLHKSVGPFVEPQNVTVVEKFTAADGESITFTQFNSSKVLTYFHEVVLDFNPKNFYIRLKLFNITSLRLQRTVYGFRSNAIKPDVS, from the exons ATGCGCGATAAGCTGCTACTAGTGATCGGTGCGTGCTGCGCGCTTGCCTATCTTCAGGTGGCCAGGACGCAGCAGAGTGATTATGAAATCGATTACGATGAGGAGGGCTTTTGGATTGGCCACGGGCTAGGCAACCGCAAAGAAG GTGACGAAATCCTGAAGGTGCTGCACAAATCGGTCGGTCCATTCGTGGAGCCGCAAAACGTTACCGTCGTAGAGAAGTTTACTGCAGCGGATGGTGAAAGTATTACGTTCACACAATTCAACTCCTCTAAG GTACTCACATACTTTCACGAGGTGGTATTGGACTTCAATCCGAAAAACTTCTACATCCGGCTGAAACTGTTTAATATAACCAGCCTTCGACTGCAGCGAACAGTGTATGGGTTTCGATCGAACGCAATCAAACCGGATGTGAGCTAG